A genome region from Mycobacterium sp. 3519A includes the following:
- a CDS encoding SRPBCC family protein, with protein MATIHKEVAIAAPPDRVWEALRDVGALHTRLATGFVTHTVMEGNTRVVTFANGVVAREEIVAVDESARRVAWAIVGQQFHHYNGAAQVFEDVDGTRFVWTTDLLPDELAPNVDTMMTAGIAAIRKTLEGQ; from the coding sequence ATGGCCACCATCCATAAAGAAGTAGCTATCGCCGCCCCGCCGGACCGAGTGTGGGAGGCGCTGCGCGATGTCGGTGCCTTGCACACCCGGCTTGCCACCGGATTCGTCACCCACACTGTGATGGAAGGCAACACCCGCGTCGTCACCTTCGCCAACGGCGTGGTCGCGCGGGAGGAGATCGTCGCGGTTGACGAGTCCGCCCGCCGGGTCGCGTGGGCGATCGTCGGCCAGCAGTTTCACCACTACAACGGTGCGGCGCAGGTCTTCGAGGACGTCGACGGCACTCGTTTCGTCTGGACCACCGACCTGCTGCCCGACGAGTTGGCCCCGAATGTGGACACGATGATGACTGCGGGCATCGCCGCCATCCGCAAGACGCTCGAAGGCCAGTAG
- a CDS encoding alkaline phosphatase family protein, with protein MDLPTPDHGLAHLADVVPSVLSAMGAAGFDGPIPLRDDIASACVLLVDGLGAELVDAHPDDAPVLAALRSGTLQVGFPSTTVAGLAAIGTGCRSGEHGMVGLSFRLPGAEVVNALGWRPHPWGGDLRDTVVPEQVQPSPTTFERAAATGMAVSVVSSAQFSDSGLTRAVLRGARYVGVHAMGDLAACVQSALADGGFCYGYHADLDMVGHIYGPGSPAWRMQLRQVDRLVESIVDGLPPGSLLAVVADHGMVAVDAAQSIDIDASESLLDGVEALGGEPRARHVYVADGALDSVLTTWRESLSQHAWVASRDEAIAAGWFGERVSDDARFRIGDVVAAARGATGLMRRTVEPLLSALVGQHGSLTSAEQQIPLFLAYG; from the coding sequence GTGGACCTGCCGACGCCGGATCACGGCCTTGCGCACCTCGCCGACGTGGTGCCGTCCGTGCTGTCGGCGATGGGTGCCGCCGGCTTCGACGGGCCGATTCCGCTGCGCGACGACATCGCCAGCGCGTGCGTGCTGCTGGTGGACGGACTGGGCGCCGAGCTTGTCGACGCCCACCCCGACGACGCTCCGGTGTTGGCCGCACTGCGCAGCGGCACATTGCAGGTTGGCTTCCCGTCGACGACGGTGGCCGGTCTGGCCGCCATCGGCACCGGTTGCCGCTCGGGTGAACACGGCATGGTCGGCCTGTCGTTCCGGCTTCCTGGCGCCGAGGTGGTCAACGCGCTCGGGTGGCGGCCGCACCCATGGGGCGGCGACTTGCGCGACACCGTGGTGCCGGAACAGGTGCAACCTTCGCCCACCACTTTCGAGCGGGCGGCGGCGACCGGGATGGCGGTCAGCGTTGTCTCCAGTGCGCAGTTCAGCGACTCGGGGTTGACGCGCGCGGTGTTGCGCGGGGCGCGCTACGTCGGTGTGCACGCGATGGGCGACCTGGCAGCCTGTGTGCAATCGGCGCTTGCCGACGGCGGGTTCTGCTACGGCTATCACGCCGATCTCGACATGGTGGGCCACATCTACGGGCCCGGTTCGCCTGCGTGGCGGATGCAATTGCGGCAGGTGGACCGGTTGGTGGAGTCGATCGTCGATGGCCTGCCGCCGGGGAGCTTGCTGGCCGTGGTGGCCGATCACGGCATGGTCGCGGTTGACGCGGCGCAGTCGATCGACATTGACGCCTCCGAGTCATTGCTGGACGGGGTCGAGGCCCTCGGCGGCGAGCCGCGCGCCAGGCACGTCTATGTCGCCGACGGCGCCCTCGACTCGGTGCTCACCACGTGGCGGGAATCTTTGTCGCAACACGCGTGGGTGGCGTCCCGGGACGAAGCGATCGCGGCCGGCTGGTTCGGGGAAAGGGTCAGCGACGATGCCCGGTTCCGCATCGGGGATGTTGTCGCCGCGGCCCGTGGCGCAACGGGTTTGATGCGACGCACGGTTGAACCTCTGTTGTCGGCCCTCGTCGGTCAGCACGGGTCGCTGACGTCCGCCGAGCAGCAGATCCCTCTCTTCCTTGCGTATGGGTGA